One window of Phalacrocorax carbo chromosome 1, bPhaCar2.1, whole genome shotgun sequence genomic DNA carries:
- the CPM gene encoding carboxypeptidase M isoform X1, with the protein MHGDETVGREILLHLIDFLVTSYRRDPVITRLLNNTRIHIMPTMNPDGFEATKVPDCFYTRGRYNKNGEDLNRNFPDAFESNSADIQPETQAVMNWIKNETFVLSANLHGGALVASYTFDNGNTVTGTLKGYSRSPDDDVFIHLAKTYSFNHASMYKGTGCDSRQTFPEGITNGYSWYQLEGGMQDYNYVWGQCFEITLELSCCKYPPEDQLEKFWQDNKVALIEYIKQVHLGVKGQVTDKNGNPIPNAIVEAQGRPHICPYRTNEQGEYFLLLLPGTYVINATVPGFKSMLETVEIPDNTGNFSALKHDFTFSEAPIGSRAASCPKTPLYQELQRASAAAKPTLHIWGLMTVMLVIFK; encoded by the exons ATGCATGGGGATGAG ACTGTTGGGAGAGAAATCCTGCTCCATTTGATAGACTTCCTGGTGACCAGCTACAGACGTGACCCAGTTATTACCCGATTGCTCAATAATACCCGGATCCATATCATGCCAACAATGAATCCTGACGGATTTGAAGCTACAAAAGTACCTGATTGTTTTTACACACGAGGAAG GTACAATAAGAACGGAGAAGATCTGAACAGAAATTTCCCTGATGCCTTTGAAAGTAACAGTGCTGACATTCAGCCAGAGACTCAAGCAGTAATGAACTggataaaaaatgaaacatttgttCTTTCGGCAAACTTGCATGGGGGTGCCCTGGTTGCCAGTTACACCTTTGATAATGGTAACACAG TTACTGGCACTTTGAAGGGCTATAGCAGATCTCCAGATGATGATGTGTTTATTCACCTGGCAAAAACTTATTCTTTCAACCATGCCAGCATGTACAAGGGGACTGGGTGTGACAGCAGGCAAACCTTTCCAGAAGGCATTACCAACGGGTATTCTTGGTACCAGCTGGAAG GTGGAATGCAAGATTACAACTATGTCTGGGGacaatgttttgaaattacatTGGAGCTGTCATGCTGTAAATATCCTCCAGAAGACCAGCTGGAAAAGTTCTGGCAAGACAACAAGGTTGCTCTGATCGAATACATAAAACAAGTACACCTAG GTGTCAAGGGCCAGGTTACGGATAAGAACGGGAATCCTATTCCCAACGCCATCGTGGAAGCCCAAGGAAGGCCGCACATCTGCCCCTACAGAACAAACGAACAAGGGGAGtacttccttctccttttgccTGGGACCTACGTCATCAAC GCTACTGTACCAGGATTTAAATCGATGCTGGAGACAGTGGAAATACCTGACAACACTGGGAACTTCAGTGCTTTGAAACATGACTTCACTTTCTCAGAAGCCCCTATCGGATCAAGAGCTGCTTCATGCCCCAAAACTCCACTCTACCAGGAGCTCCAGCGGgcttcagctgcagcaaaacCAACTCTACATATCTGGGGCTTAATGACCGTTATGCTTGTGATTTTCAAATAA
- the CPM gene encoding carboxypeptidase M isoform X2, protein MPPTPPSRTCTASGARWKTVGREILLHLIDFLVTSYRRDPVITRLLNNTRIHIMPTMNPDGFEATKVPDCFYTRGRYNKNGEDLNRNFPDAFESNSADIQPETQAVMNWIKNETFVLSANLHGGALVASYTFDNGNTVTGTLKGYSRSPDDDVFIHLAKTYSFNHASMYKGTGCDSRQTFPEGITNGYSWYQLEGGMQDYNYVWGQCFEITLELSCCKYPPEDQLEKFWQDNKVALIEYIKQVHLGVKGQVTDKNGNPIPNAIVEAQGRPHICPYRTNEQGEYFLLLLPGTYVINATVPGFKSMLETVEIPDNTGNFSALKHDFTFSEAPIGSRAASCPKTPLYQELQRASAAAKPTLHIWGLMTVMLVIFK, encoded by the exons ACTGTTGGGAGAGAAATCCTGCTCCATTTGATAGACTTCCTGGTGACCAGCTACAGACGTGACCCAGTTATTACCCGATTGCTCAATAATACCCGGATCCATATCATGCCAACAATGAATCCTGACGGATTTGAAGCTACAAAAGTACCTGATTGTTTTTACACACGAGGAAG GTACAATAAGAACGGAGAAGATCTGAACAGAAATTTCCCTGATGCCTTTGAAAGTAACAGTGCTGACATTCAGCCAGAGACTCAAGCAGTAATGAACTggataaaaaatgaaacatttgttCTTTCGGCAAACTTGCATGGGGGTGCCCTGGTTGCCAGTTACACCTTTGATAATGGTAACACAG TTACTGGCACTTTGAAGGGCTATAGCAGATCTCCAGATGATGATGTGTTTATTCACCTGGCAAAAACTTATTCTTTCAACCATGCCAGCATGTACAAGGGGACTGGGTGTGACAGCAGGCAAACCTTTCCAGAAGGCATTACCAACGGGTATTCTTGGTACCAGCTGGAAG GTGGAATGCAAGATTACAACTATGTCTGGGGacaatgttttgaaattacatTGGAGCTGTCATGCTGTAAATATCCTCCAGAAGACCAGCTGGAAAAGTTCTGGCAAGACAACAAGGTTGCTCTGATCGAATACATAAAACAAGTACACCTAG GTGTCAAGGGCCAGGTTACGGATAAGAACGGGAATCCTATTCCCAACGCCATCGTGGAAGCCCAAGGAAGGCCGCACATCTGCCCCTACAGAACAAACGAACAAGGGGAGtacttccttctccttttgccTGGGACCTACGTCATCAAC GCTACTGTACCAGGATTTAAATCGATGCTGGAGACAGTGGAAATACCTGACAACACTGGGAACTTCAGTGCTTTGAAACATGACTTCACTTTCTCAGAAGCCCCTATCGGATCAAGAGCTGCTTCATGCCCCAAAACTCCACTCTACCAGGAGCTCCAGCGGgcttcagctgcagcaaaacCAACTCTACATATCTGGGGCTTAATGACCGTTATGCTTGTGATTTTCAAATAA